Proteins co-encoded in one Patescibacteria group bacterium genomic window:
- the recO gene encoding DNA repair protein RecO, translating into MLYKTEGVVIRRRDLGDFDRLLTVYTQDFGKILVKAKSIRKNQSKLRGHLELFLRSHLMVAPGRGFDIITGAETIESYPLLHGDLSALAAAYYLSELADKLVSGPEKDERIWELFLSSLRQLDQKNYDLASVVKNFEDELLNFLGYGEERTDAVDFVQSLLNEEINSRVFLQKAVSLVE; encoded by the coding sequence ATGCTTTATAAAACGGAAGGGGTTGTTATCCGAAGGAGGGATTTGGGCGATTTTGATCGCCTTTTAACTGTTTATACGCAGGATTTTGGAAAGATTTTGGTTAAGGCGAAGTCGATTCGGAAAAACCAATCAAAATTGAGGGGGCATTTGGAACTTTTTTTGCGGAGCCATTTAATGGTCGCGCCGGGGAGGGGTTTTGATATTATTACGGGCGCGGAAACGATTGAGAGTTATCCTCTTCTTCATGGCGATTTGTCTGCTTTGGCGGCTGCCTACTATTTGTCCGAATTGGCTGATAAACTTGTTTCTGGCCCCGAAAAGGACGAAAGGATTTGGGAACTTTTTTTATCTTCTTTGCGGCAATTGGACCAAAAAAATTACGATTTGGCATCTGTTGTCAAAAATTTTGAGGACGAACTTTTGAATTTTTTGGGCTATGGCGAAGAGCGGACGGACGCGGTTGATTTTGTTCAATCGCTTTTGAATGAAGAAATTAATTCGCGCGTTTTTTTACAAAAGGCGGTTTCTTTGGTAGAATAG